TGCATCCTTAGAATGGACAAAACAATGTTGAAATAGGATACTAGAACTATAATCAAGGATAAAACCAAATTTGTAGCTGCAGATATAAATACTATTGTCTCTGGAAGGTAAGTATCTGAGCAGGACAATGTTAACAGAGGGACAATATCACAGAAAAAATGATTGATTACATTGGAAGAGcaataagacagagaaaatatacaagatgaaaCTACAAGTGCTGTGGAAAAACTGTAGAGGTATGTGAGGGACACCAAGAAAAGGCAAATCTGTGGAGATACCACCACCATGTAGAGCAGGGGGTTGCaaatggccacatagcggtcataggccatcacagCTAAGGTGAATACCTCAGCTACAATGAAAACCAAGAATCCTCCCAGTTGGGTGGCACATTCATAGTACAAAGTGGTTTTCTCTTTTACTAAAAAATTGAAGAGCATCTTAGGGGAAATGACAGTAGAATCGCCAAGATTGATGATAGCCAAGTGcctgaggaagaagtacatgggcgtTTGAAGCTGCGAGTCAACACTGGTGAGGGTGATGATGCCCAGGTTCCCTGCCACCGTGAGCCCATAGATCACCAGGAAAACAAAGAAGAGTGGCATCTGGAGGTCTGGGCGGTCTGAGACTCCCACGAGAACAAACTCAGTGATCTGTGTGAAATTTCCAGGAGCCATCTAAGGGTTTGAATAGTCATCTGTTTGGAGAGGAAAAGAAGTGGTTACAAACTTTGAGGAATTATTTTCTGGGAAGGTCACTAGAAGGCATATTCTTTAGGTGAGATTTCCTGGAATCATGTATTAATCCAACTCAGTTATTAAAATCAAGGCATGAGGACTAGCAAATTAAACTTTGTGATCatttggaagagagaaaaggcaagtatagcaaaataaatagatgatCCAGCATCATGCATTATTTGAGGATTTACTTCCTCACAGTCTTATTAAAATCGTGAGAATCTTATTAGTTTGCAAAAATTTGAAGCCATGATTCAATATTCATATCATGTCTCTTGAGTGTGAGAAAAGCTTGAGGAATTATATGgctccaaataatccaattgtCTGCTTGTGATTTCCTAACCTGGGActtgttgctttttttctgaagattagATGATTCTATTCTCTATCCTgccccattttctttatcctatcTTTCTATAACTTTTATTTGAtggaaattgaattaataatttcTACCATTCATGTCTGTTAcctgctttttctcattttccattttattaacccagacaaaaatacatggagacatgtcttttatttttcagatgactAATTTTCTTTCCAGCTTTCAGAAAAATGAGATCTGTGAAATTTACAAACTTTTGTAAAACAACCCACTATGCCTTATTGGATACCACTTTCTTTATCTTCCCTATCATAACTTTTCCTTATTGTCCCACAAGTTACAAGATTCCTACTATTCTTTCTActatgtctatttttattctttttaaaagatgttattcacttattcatgaaagatatatatatggagaggcagggacataagcatagggagaagcaggctccctgcagggagcccgaggtggtggccctgggatcaagtcctgagccaaaggcagatgctcaattgctgagccacccaggcatcccactatgtttatttttaaaagctactttaaatttataaaatttgggggatccctgggtggctcagcagtttagcgccaccttcagcccagggcgtgatcctggagacctgggatcaagtcccacatcaggctccctgcatggggcctgcttccccctctgcctgtctctgcctctctctctctctatctctgtgtgtgtgtgtctctcatgaataaataagtggaatatttttaaaaattataaaattttataactatttattaaatgttaatatatctGGCCTTCATTTTTAGTTGATCTTTTACTTggtatattttccccattttgatatttttcactACCGTAATGATAAACTTCCTTACACTATAGAGCTTCTGTGATAATTTCATTGCATATATTTGTCAAAGAATCAACATGCTATTATAACATGACTGAATATTCTCCTGGATATGTTTGTTTCAAGGATGGTCATATGTTCTTAACTAAGTCCAATTAGAATCCCTTCCTAATCACAACTGATAGTTCCAGTGGTGGGTACCTGGCCCAAAGAAGTCCTATGATGATCTCTTATCTAAAGACCTGGAATTAAATTCTAGAGCATTAAGACTATATCATTTAACATAACATCTACCCTTTAGCAAACTTTAACTATGCATAtacacatcattatcatcatcattatcatcatcatcatcatcataatcatcatcataaaaGTGGGTAGGAGGAAACATTTGGAGATGatggatatatttataatacGTTGTGGTGATGATTTCACTGATGtatctccaaactcatcaaattgtaccCATCAAACATGTATACAGCTTTTTGTATGTCAACCATACCTCaagtaagtgtttttttttaaagactatagaTCATAAATGCCTGAACTGTTAAAGCTTAGGCTGCtgacattttctttcctaaaataggatggaatagaaaaaaaaaatctattctgcaGTGAGGAAAAAGAGTGAAGCAACAATagagaaagaattaaaggaaCAAAACTGAAACAACTTCTAACTATGCTGAGAATTTACTACATCATCATTCCTATCTTGGTTTGAgtctatcttcttcttcttctttttttttttttttttgagtttatcttcttacttatttatttaccaaGCATTTGCTGATTTTCTACTTGTGCCAGAGAATATGTTCAAGCTTCAGATAAATTATTTGCCCCTCAGCTTATGAGTTTTTTATTCCAAcaataaggaaaagagagaagactggtAATGGAACTTACAGATGAGACGATTGCAGGTTGTAAtgagaacaataaataaattgagtGAAAAAGATACATTAGGATAAACTGGGATGATTATGTCACATGAGATGTTAGGGGAAGGCCTTTCTGAGAGGGTCACATTTGAACTCAAACCTAAAGCATGAGAATGAGCTAATTATTTCataaatcacaggaaaaaatgtTCCTAGATTCCAGGTGGGAATGTATTTCTTGAAGGTGTTGCTCAGGGAAAGAAAAGActttaggtttttatttgtttttaaagaggaaCTTAACAGAGGCCTGGGTGACTAATGGTAATGAGAAAGTGGAGAGGTAGTAGAATCAGATTGTATAGgttacaataaatatttgggatTTATTCTAAGAGAATTGTAAATCATTGGGAAGTTTTAAGGTAGGTGAATGAGATGATCAACTTCAAATCTGAAATAAGAACCCTTAGTATTGTGAAGATAATGAGTTACAGATAGGAAGTGAGTTAGACAtgaatagaagtttttttttttttttttttttttaaatttgtcaagCCATTGTTATAGGATTCCTGAGGAAGATAAATAATGTTGACTTGAGTTCAAGGGGAGAAGCTggaggtagaaggaaggaagtaaattTAAGTTGGGAGCAGAAACAAGATGGTATCTTTAACATAATTCATATTATGTATTGTATGAGAGAAATATAAAGGAATGACAGATGGGGCCAGATAAAGAAACATTTTgtcagggcgtctgggtggctgagtcagttaagtgtctgcctttgactgaggtcatgatcccagggtcctgggataagccccacattgagctccctgctcaatggggaatctgctgatccccctccctctgccacttgccCTTGTTCaagcttgctctctttctctcaaataaataaaatatttaaaagactttttaaaaaggaaacattctgtgatttttttttttgcaatcagaTTGATAGCCATGACATTTTTGAATATTAGAGAATGTGATTAGACATTAGACATTAAGACAGAGTGATTAgagtgatacattttttaaagattttatttatttattcatgagagacacagagagagagagagagacagagaggggggcagagaaacaggcagagggaaaagcaggctccatgcagggagcccgacatgggactatcccaggactccaggatacaccctgggccaaaggcatacactaaacctctgagccaccagggatccctagagtggTATTTTGAACATAGTGAGCTTTAGGtgcttttcagaaatttaaatgatCTAACGTTTAAGTCTGGAGCACACTGGTCTGGTTAGTTTTACAGAAATGTCAACCCAGATGATgatagcatattttttttttcatccattgaaagatttttaaaaaatttgtaacaGAAACTTCTAATATGTTCCTTAATCTTCACCCCTTTCTACTGGAGGACAACACTCTGTTTCACAATTCTAGCTTTCCTTTTATTGCCAAACACTACCCTGTAGGATATTGCTTCTGTGTTCCCCCATCCCCATGTCTCTTTCTGATCTTATCTTCTCTGTTtgcaacttttaatattttgtctgCAGCTTTCAGGCTCTCCATTGTCTTCCTTGCCCACTTATCAACTATAAGCAAGAAAGAATGCTTCTAAATTATATCAACTCCTCTATTTCTGCTAAAATTTGATGTGTTGCTGGTTATATGCTGTATATTAAAGGGcaataataaatgcttaaaaagcaaccattttaggggcacctgagtgtctgcctttggctcaggacgtgatcccagagtcccaggattaagttctgcatcaggctccttgcagggagcctgcttctcccactgcctatgtctctgcctttctctgtgtgttttttatgtataaataaataaaatctttttaaaaaagattttaaaagacaaacatcCCATTCATcttctaattttctctttcaattcaaAATTCCGTATGCATTATTGGCCAATTTCCATACATACTTTCCCAGCCTAAACAtccttctcttctgcttccttaggtcaagctttttttttttaattttttttaaggttttatttatttattcatgagagagagagagagagagagagagagagaggcagagatacaggcagagggagaagcaggctccatgcagggagcctgacattggtacttgatcctgggtctccaggattgctccctgggctgaaggcggcgcttaaccactgagccactggggctgctgtGGTCAAGCTTTCATCAACATCAACATTGACTCTTGCATCCTTCTTGCTTTCCATATCATAATTCTCTCAGATTATCTGGTAGACAAATGGTGGTCATTAAAGCTTTTTAGTAACTAAAGTATgtaatctgatttatttttaaagtaataattcaAAGATGCTTTAGCCTTATTTTCAGTGCATTCCACAATTAGGCCCATACCAACTTTCTGGTCATACTATCCTATCGGCCCTCactgaacataaattttcatctcTGGTCCTCTGTGTCCTTACTCATTTTGATTCCTCTGAGATTACTCCATTCTTTGCATGTGAGAGGTGACATGTTATCTGAATGAAGTTTGCTCATCCTTTGTAGCACGGGCCCCATGTGatcagaaagtaaaaatgaatacagTGTCAAATGAAGCTAACAAACttgaattttagaatatttaagaaTGTCATTTCTGATCATACCCTAGACATTTTAAATCTTCTATTGAATACTAAAGAATAACCGGGAGGGTAAAAAATAGGTTCAATATTGATTCCCATTTAAATGAGTACCAATTTATAATGGTTAATGAGTAATAATAACAGTCTTTATGTATACATGGTAATAGTTTCcatgtattttgaattttcttgtattaaaaaattatgacacagaattttttaaaaagtaactttattttggaggcacctgtgtggttcagttggttaattgtccaACTTGATTTTAGCGCAgatcataatctcaaggtcatgagatggagccccaggtccaGCAAGacactcagtggggtgtctgcttgggatgttttccctttgcctctacctctgctccctctctctctcataataaatacatctttaaaaaaagtaaatttattttagaatgtctTATTTTGGGTCATGTGAATTAAGGGCTACTCAGCAAATGaacattttcttcctgtgttttattttctccttgagaATGTTATAGAGGTTCTGTCCTATTAAACCAGGAATGTTGGGTTTGCAGTTTCTTAGCGCCTGGCTCCTTGTTATGCAGCGTCTTTATtcaaataggaatttttttttgagatcttctCAGCTAATATGTTGGCAGATTTATTTTACTGTAAGATAAATGGCTTATCTAAATATGTTCTATTATTACACTGATTACCTATTATGCTTCTATATGTATTTTTGCCTTTGTATTATCAGATTTAATGGAaattttcttgagaaaatttGTTATATCCTCAAAAAGGAACACCATTTGGAGTTTGGGTAGTTGTgtatctagtctttttttttttttcacagatcgTCCTATGAAACACACAGTTTTCACTTTAGTTAATAttgcagaaataaaaactgatgtAAATAAACTTAGCAAGAATTCATTGTTTTGGTAGTGATATAATTTAAGTACATAAGTCATAATGATTCCAGTTCTAATTTGGAAACACAAATAGCTGGATTATATTTACCAGCACATATTCCTTCCCAAAGTTACAAATCTTGGAAACAGATTAAGTATTGTACTATTTGATTATATGTAGTGTGGAGtgccttctaaaataaaaatgaaacatctcAGTTTGAGGAATTATCTTTGATCTTTCAAAGGCCATTActcaaaaataagataaatattttccacCCACCTCTAATGCAGAATCTGCTTCAGGCTTTTAGTGAGAATCTGTAAATGGGGTTCAATAAAATACCCAACTCTGAAGCACAGGTGATTCTAGGATTGACAAATTGCCTTTGGCATCCTTGGAGAAGATACCATTTGGGAATGGCTCATTATCAGGATCTCCGCCTAGGAATTCAACAAGATGCCTCTTGAGTCCTTTTTGAATTGAAGCAAGTCCAATTCCCTGACCTCTTGGGGACATGGTGATTAAGATATATCTGCCAAAGTAACTCATCTGCATTTAGGAATTCATTATTGCAAAAATGCAATATTAAAGAGGTAGAAACCAATGGTCTAGCAGTGAAGTTAAAACAAACTCTATCTAGAAATGGTATTTCTATTATGCCatcgtttttctttttcctttgcttttacttCAAAGAATACAATTAGCATAATCATTATTTCAGGGAATAGGGTGAAGTGAATGTTAAAAGGAGGATGTGTTCTCCAAAAACAATCCTCAGGcaataagattattattattttttaataagattattattttaatcttaattataTTTCAGGTGAGAAAGGTAGAATAAAACTACTAGAGAAGAGTCAAacatagtatttaaaaagaagCCCCTGAGTCATGTCCATAAGTTTCCTGTTGCccccataaatattttaaatactgaatattttatatacatatgtatatatataatgtataaacatatttataatataaatgtgtataatatatatatatttagtgtttaaatatctatatttagtgtctgtgtatatatatgtatatatatacatatacatatttgtatatatacacaaaatattcaATGACTAATGACTAACAGGATTGTATAGAAAGGAAACTGTCCtgtgagaacaaaagaaaaacagactcacATTAAATACATCAGGATGATTACTTGGTGGTGGTAGAGGgaactgaataaagaaataaagatgaacaaTGTAGAGTTTGCTAGAGctgcataacaaaataccacagaccaggtggcttaaacaatagaaatatatCTTCTCAATTCTGGAGCCTAAATGCCCAAGATCACTGAGTGGGCAGGTTTAGTTTCTTCTGAGGATTCTTCTGGCTTGgggatggccaccttcttgctatgTCTTCACATAGTAGTTGTTGGGTCTAGATACATGCCTGGTTCTCTGGGTGTCCTAAtatcctcttcttataaggacaccagttatattgGATCAGGGCCCATCTTAATAAGCCGTTTTAACtgaattacctctttaaaggttctatctccaaatacagtcatattctgatATACTGAGCATTAATGCTTAagccttcaacatatgaattttggtgtGACACATAAAAAattggaatgaaaaatgaaaaattcacttaaGAAAAGTGTAAGTCTTTGCCTTGACCAATGATGATAAAGTATCATGAACTGAGGAACATAATTATTCTAAACATCTTGTCTTAGGTCCAAAAAAGTTGCAAACATGCAAAACTTCAGTAGGTAGAAAACATCCATCTAAAAACCTGTTCTACAAAAGTAATtcaagttattaaaatatataaaaatcttcatGAGTATGTTATTAGTATGATGAAATACTAGAAactaaataatttgaaaacttattaaatatattataaaaatacgTACTTATGAtgtaattttaatgtaataaaatgtattatataattttacatatagtctttttattacatatagtctttaaaactttatatagGTTGTATAGAAATTCAAAAGCTgctgagaaacaaataaaaaataatatttaaaaagccatatcagggttgcctgggtggctcagttggtaaagctctgactcatgatttcagctcaggccatgatctttggattgtgggatcaagccctgcattgagctgtGCATTCAGAGGGaagtctccttgggattctctttctcctaccCCCTTCCTCACctacattctctcaaataaagaaagaaatctttttttttttttttttttttaggccatcATAGAGCAGTATAGAGgtatcttaaaagttaaaaatagaactaccctatgatccagcaattgcaagACTAAGTATTTACTTAAAGgatacagggggatccctggatggctcagcagtttagcgcctgcctttggcccagagcatgatcttggagtccagggatcgagtcccatatcaggctccctgcatggagccggcttgtctctctgcctgtgtctctctgcctgtgtctctggctctctccatatgtctctcatgaatgaataaataaattctttaaaaaaaaggatgcaaaaatactaaATTGAAGACAGATATGCAcactaatgtttatagcagtattatcaataatagccaattTATAGAAAGAGCCTAAATGttcactgactgatgaatggataaagaaggtatggtatatataattgaatttttttttttttagagattttactgatttagttgagagagagagagagagagagtgtgtgtgtgtgtatgtgtgtgagaaagagcataagtggaggggaggggtagagggagagggagaagcagactccctgatcagcacggggcttgatcccaggaccctgggattatgacctgagctaagacagatgcttaaccgactgagccacccaaatgctccTATATAataggatattactcagccatcaaaaaagatgaaattttgccatttgcaacaacatggatggaactagaggttattgaactaaatgaaataagtcaaagaaagataaatatcatataatttcacttgtatgtggaatttaagaattaaagaatatggggagaaatgagagagacaaaccaagaaacacacttttttttttaaagaatttatttacttagggatccctgggtggcgcagcggtttagcgcctgcctttggcccagggcgcgatcctggagacccgggatcgaatcccacgtcaggctcccg
The Canis lupus familiaris isolate Mischka breed German Shepherd chromosome 18, alternate assembly UU_Cfam_GSD_1.0, whole genome shotgun sequence genome window above contains:
- the OR8J3 gene encoding olfactory receptor family 8 subfamily J member 3; the encoded protein is MAPGNFTQITEFVLVGVSDRPDLQMPLFFVFLVIYGLTVAGNLGIITLTSVDSQLQTPMYFFLRHLAIINLGDSTVISPKMLFNFLVKEKTTLYYECATQLGGFLVFIVAEVFTLAVMAYDRYVAICNPLLYMVVVSPQICLFLVSLTYLYSFSTALVVSSCIFSLSYCSSNVINHFFCDIVPLLTLSCSDTYLPETIVFISAATNLVLSLIIVLVSYFNIVLSILRMHSSEGRKKAFSTCASHMMAVTVFYGTLLFMYLQPQTNYSLDTDKIASVFYTLVIPMLNPMIYSLRNKDVKAALQRFLKNSC